GCTTTCGACCAGTCACACAGCCTGGATGCTTTCGACCAATCACACAGCCTGGATGCTTTCGACCAGTCACACAGCCTGGATGGGAGCAGAACAGGCTGCTGCATCatgtatgaactgacatgttgtttcATTCCTTCCAGGGGTCCGaacacattaacttcttatggctgcaggggcagtattgagtagcttggatgaaaggtgcacagaggtgcccagagtaaacggcctgctcctcagtcgtagttgctaatatatgcatattattactcattcaacgttctagagactgttgacatctagtggaaggcgtaggaagtgcaaacagatccatatcttacagggatttGAACAGGCGATGAGTTGAATATCGACCAGCcacagaatttccacttcctgttaagaagtttgcctgccatatgagttctgttatactcacagacataattcaaacagttttagaaacttcagagtgttttctatccaatagtaataataatatgcatatattagcatctgggacagagtaggaggcagttaaatgtgggcatgctattcatccaaagtgaaaatgctgccccctatccctaaaaagttaattcTGCGTGGTATCAGGGTTAACCCCTCTGGGATtttcgggacgctagcgtcccacctcaacgacagccagtgaaatttcagggcgccaaattcaaaacaacagaagtcccataattaaaattcctcaaacatacaagtattttacacaattTTTAAGAttaacttgttgtaaatccaaccacagtgtccgatttcaaaaggctttacgacgaaagcacaccaaacgattatgttaggtcagcacctagtcacagaaaaacacagccatttttccagccaaagagaaaaatcacagaaatagagataaaatgaatcactaacctttgaaagttcatatttatatccaaaaatcttagtttacattggcgcgttatgttcagtaatttTTTgtctccaaaacatccggtgattttgcagagagccacatccatttacagaaatactcataataaacattgctaaaagatacaattgTTATACATGGAATGATAGATGACTGATAGAAActtctatgcaaccgctgtgtcagatttcaaaaaaactttacggaaaaagcacaccatgcaataatctgagtacgccgctcagacacaaaatcaagccaaacagatatccgccatattgtgcagtcaacagaagtcagaaatagcattataaatattcacttacctttgatgatcttcatcagaatgcactcccaggaatggATTTTTTCTCAGCTTTTTGTCTGCcatttgagttctgttatactcacagacatcattcaaacagttttagaaacttcagagtgttttctatccaaatctactaattatatgcatattctagcttttatgactgagtagcaggcagtttactctgggcacctttttatccaagctactcaatactgccccccagtcccaaagaagttaattctGCATGGTATAAGGtatcagggttaattctgcatggtataagggttaattctgcgtggtaTCAGGGATAATTCTGCATGGTATAAGGGTTACTTCTGCGTGGTATaagggttaattctgcgtggtataagggttaattctgcgtggtataagggttaattctgcatggtatcagggttaattctgcatggtatAAGGGATAATTCTGCGTGGTATAAGGGATAATTCTGCGTGGTAtaagggttaattctgcatggtataagggttaattctgcatggtatAAGGGTTAATTCTGgggaaggcttaaaacaaaataatTAATAACGCCATCAACTATCATCAAGTATTTTCACAGCTTTTGAACTGTGGTAGCTCAGTGGTCTAAGCAACACGCCCTGTTCTAATGTCCAAATTATGCCTATTTCGAGTGATCAGGCTGCACaaacgtgaacacacacacacataaagtggacacacgcacacaagcaagcacgcacgcatacatagaaatacaaacacaTCCTGAGGGTCGATACAACCCCCTCAGACAAAGGCAGCAGTGTGGAGATTGTTAGCGGCTGAGACAGCTGCCTTTTTAGCTGCAGGGCAAACAACTGCTACGAGGGATACAAACGAGGGGGAGGCAGGAGGGAGAAAAACAGGCTGAATTATCCATCGACTTCAGCTGCAACTGAAAACCCAACAGACGGTTGGTTATATGTGAAACATATGGTGAGTGTGACAAATATAGGCGAGAGTTGATTATCAGGCCTATTCATCAAAAAGGTCATGTGAGACAGATAGACGCTTTCACAAGTGTATAATGCAcatgacatcacacacacacacacagttgatgaCTTGTGGATATTGCAGGTAGGAGATAACTTTGAGGAATGTTCTGTCTAACCTTTAAAGCCTTAAAGGTTCTCAAGGTGAGAAAAAAAGGAATCAgcagaaaaagagggagagagagagagagataaagatataCATTACCAATCAAAAGATTCGACATACCTATTCATtacaaggtttttctttatttttactattttctgcattgtagaataatagtgaagatatcaaaactattaaataaaacaaatggaatcatgtagtaaccaaaaaaaaactcaaaatatatttcatatttgagattattcaaagtagccaccctttgccttgatgacagccttgcacactcttggcattctctcaaccagcttcatgagttagtcacctggaatgcatttcatttaacaggCGTGCTTTGTTAAAGTTAATTTGATttgcaatcagttgtgttgtgacaagtaaGGGGGtagtatacaaaagatagccctacttggtataagaccaagtccgtattattgaaaggaccgacgctggagatgagaaggAGGCAGTTGAACATTTAATGCGGAACAGACAAAGAGCAAGACAGGAACAGCGACAGCATGCGGATACACAACGACACTCAATGCAGCAGCGgtgaacagagctggggaactgacaaatatagggtaGGTAATAAACAGATGGGGGGGGGGCAGGTTTGTGtactgatggtggcaggagtgcggaatgctggggagcctggcgccttcGAGCTCCAGGGAGGGGGAacaggagcaggcgtgacaattatggcaagaacatctcaaataagcgaagagaaacGACCGTCCATCATAActctaagacatgaaggtcagccaatccggaaaatttgaagaactgaaagtttcttcaaatgcagtcaaaAAAAATTATCAGGCGCTATGATTTAATTGACTCTCATTGGGACCACaccagaaaaggaagacccagagttccctctgctgcagaggataagttcagtagagttaactgcacctatgattgcagcccaaatacagtgccttgcaaaagtattcatcccccttggcgtttttcctattttgttgcattacaacctgtaatttaatgGATTTTTTAAAATAGATTGCATGtattggacatacacaaaatagttcaaattggtgaagtgaaatgaaaaaaattacttgtttcaaaaaattcaaaaaaatttaAAACTGAGAAGTGGTGCGTGCATAGGGTTGCTAACTTTCTCACTAACAAATAGTGCGGTGTGGGTAGTGCGGTGTGGGTAGTGCGGTGTGGGTATGGCGGTGTGGGTAGTGCGGTGTGGGTAGTGCGGTGTGGGTATGGCGGTGTGGGTATGGCGGTGTGGGTATGGCGGTGTGGGTAGTGCGGTGTGGGTAGTGCGGTGTGGGTATGGCGGTGTGGGTAGTGCGGTGTGGGTAGTGCGGTGTGGGTATGGCGGTGTGGGTAGTGCGGTGTGGGTAGTGCGGTGTGGGTATGGCGGTGTGGGTAGTGCGGTGTGGGTATGGCGGTGTGGGTATGGCGGTGTGGGTAGTGCGGTGTGGGTAGTGCGGTGTGGGTAGTGCGGTGTGGGTAGTGCGGTGTGGGTATGGCGGTGTGGGTATGGCGGTGTGGGTATGGCGGTGTGGGTATGGCGGTGTGGGTATGGCGGTGTGGGTAGTGCAGTGTGGGTAGTGCGGTGTGGGTAGTGCGGTGTGGGTAGTGCGGTGTGGGTAGTGCGGTGTGGGTATGGCGGTGTGGGTAGTGCGGTGTGGGTATGGCGGTGTGGGTAGTGCGGTGTGGGTAGTGCGGTGTGGGTAGTGCGGTGTGGGTATGGCGGTGTGGGTATGGCGGTGTGGGTATGGCGGTATGTGAATGAATTTACACTGTATATTCATATCCAATTGGAAAGGCAAAACATTTGTATATTCCATTTAGTCTATAGCATACCAAAACTGTATCATCATGTAAACTTATGTGAATATacctcaaaataaatgttcaaacAAAATTACAATTTGGACCTTtacagcaaaaataaataaaaaattcaaaTGCAAAAGAGGAAGAGGGGCATGAGTCACTCACCAAGTCTACTTATTTTTTGCTGCTCTTGACTGATTCAAGCAGTCCTTTGTCCTTTTGCATAGCCAGAGAGAATTCATTACATGACAAGTCACAGTACACAGATATTTGAAGTTCATTTTTGATTAGCTCTGTGCTGCATCTGTTTCTAGTCTGACCATTTAATTGTCATCAGGGAGAAAAATACTCTCCAAAAAGGTATTTGAGCCTGGCACACTGAGGACAAATGAGACAATCCTGAACATGTTGATCAAGTTGGCTTTCCCTAGGTTTTGGAAAACTGCCACCCACTTCTCCCTGGTGGATTTTGTGGTATCCTGTCTGGCTTTCTGTATTTCCTCCCAGCAAGCAAAAACTCTTCATAGAGTtttagtcaaagcccagacttcaATCCAAATGAGAATCTATGTCTTAAAATTGCTGTacatcagcggaacccatccaacttgaaggagctggagcagttttgccttgaggaatgggcaaacatcccagtggctagatgtgccaagctgatagagacataccccaagagacttgtagctgtaattgctgcaaaaggtggctctacgaagtattgactttgggggggtgaatagttatgcacgctccagttctgtttttttgtcttatttcttgtttctttcacacaaaacatattttgcatcttcaaatcaaatgatacaaaccccccataaatcaattttaattccaggttgtaaggcaacaaaataggaaaaatgacaAGGGGGgagaatactttcgcaagccacagtaagtgcttcacagagttctagtgtcgtgtctttgctatcgttaaattgaagacttatagtttttatcaaagattcctgtaattagggattacgcgatcacttgagtaataacgtaactaattaactatgaattcgagggcaccagggaaagttattagattgcaaagttataatttcccaatataacctttcagatattttcatatctgatcaatagtcttctaattaatgatttatttactttacctcaagttagtctcattccaaacgtcgtaaattgttgattatctgcacgaacccagtcttcactatgagtcatccatacatcaattgtcttaaatcatttatttattactaactaattaattcacagaaatgcataaacaaacaaacttaaaaaggGTTACATgaaatgggagaaatatgccctagtggctgAACCGGCAttgcggcttgttagacaaagggaaagttgcgttcgactaagaattcactacagagtccataattataacaattgacatgctaatccttacacatgaacgctacctcattcgggaacaattgcaatcaatatatatatatatttacgctcattgtgtgtcgtcttgatcgttggagagaagttcgttttgttggagttccttctgtcgtagttattgtggattgttcagagtgacattcgttgtAGAATgcttgtttcggcggttgtctttcttcgcgttcaatgataccgaattcctagctgcagactagtagtcaatatcaaaacttgttaTTATTCGTATAAgagttttaaccacgtggtatggttaaagattccgCAATGTTACattaaccttcgttctccccatggaggataaacatggtctaatggtaatttctcatagttggcttttattcggatagcagagaggggctgtcccatggtctctgacccaactggctcagggcggtccttggatttagttcaaatacaacagggatttgtatttgtcttcattaaacagttcaaaatcatattacacaattatacaaacagtatcatactcactcattcattttatacaacaaacagatgtaaacctcatatctgaggttattatataaacagcggtctggtaatgtagtcccacagtctcacatgagtttcccacgtggtgacaaatggacatgttaatagctggactccccaccgatcttttatacttttgcaggaatatgaaatatgttcgtacctcaagttctgtgaggtggaagagaattcctttgtcctgaaagtttaccctctctcttaatacggtttggccatgaggagattctcaggaatttacgacctctgtgaccacagcatgggttgaagaggcagggaaaggcagggagagggggtggtgaggtttgcaatacccaagcaggcgacgtcatgacactagtaacagacatctcaacattaacttctttggggtagtgGGCAGTaatttcacgtccggatgaaaagcatgcccagagtaaacggcctgctacaaagccacagaagctagaatatgcatattattagtagatttggatagaaaacactctgaagtttctaaaactgtttgaatgatgtctgtgagtataactgaactcatatggcaggcaaatacctgagaaaaaatccaaccaggaagtaggaaatctgaggttggtcgattttcaactcggctcctattgaagat
This region of Salvelinus namaycush isolate Seneca chromosome 32, SaNama_1.0, whole genome shotgun sequence genomic DNA includes:
- the LOC120027099 gene encoding putative uncharacterized protein YHR217C, whose product is MNIQCKFIHIPPYPHRHTHTAIPTPHYPHRTTHTALPTPPYPHRTTHTAIPTPHYPHRTTHTALPTPHYPHCTTHTAIPTPPYPHRHTHTAIPTPPYPHRTTHTALPTPHYPHRTTHTAIPTPPYPHRTTHTAIPTPHYPHRTTHTAIPTPHYPHRTTHTAIPTPHYPHRTTHTAIPTPPYPHRHTHTALPTPHYPHRHTHTALPTPHYPHRTIC